TATGTTATTAGTTCATTTATTCAAAAAGctaaaatttagaaaattcaagagaattctctctctctctctctctctctctctctctctctctctctctctctctctctctctctctctctctctctctctctctctctctctctctctctctctctctctctctctctctctctctctctctctctcattcggCCACCCTTAGAACAGCTAGGGTTTGGGGGGATTTTTCTGTAATTCCAGTAACATTCTTCAAGGATTTGAAGTGCTTAAGCTCTAGGTAATTTCTTAtagctttttctttagtttcTTGGGTTTTAAGGAAATGaaattttgcatgttttgagGAATTGCTTGCTGTAGCTACTGTTATTATTTAGTGTTGTTACCTGAAGCTTAAATATGTTTAGTTATGTGGATTCAagcaggttttgttgattgttagttagatttaattaaattttagttataaattaatttaaattcatttctaaacaacttaaattaaataatttaagctGCTTGAATCCACATAActaagaaggagagaaagagatccaggttcacgTTTTGttaattcttatatactttaattaaattttagttataaattaatataaattcatttctaaacaacttaaattaaataattttctaaatatttattggaaattattactaagatggaaataattcattttattttcatatccatctaagtataatttataaatattaaattaaaatttatatttagaatttttcattctaaattggtaattttaattaaataaatagatatatatttaaaataaatagattaaagtaaataaaatacgaaaatacattttaaataatgagctttattattattaggacattcgatctccattgttggttcgacatagttcttgttttagtgagtaatcctccctaatggaggaacctTCATTAGTAATTTAACGTCgtagaatctcaaaagataagtactatgtgtaagtgtttattttagtaaatagatcaccctaatggtggcgactttaatagacttacaaaagtatgaaacaatggtggaagctcataagatagaatggccttgactctcgcctaaacgggacaacactagattctgatcttgatcgaataacaggttgctagaatgtttatcattttagatgaggtgacaactctattcaatggatggtatctttgactctcgcctaaacgggacactgatatcagtttgttgaagaccttagaaattatttcggATTGTATGTTTaagtattttcgcttgtcattcctacttgctatatgtttaataatttctgaattgtgtgtgaatttatattgaaccatgttattttctgttattaattgtagttaaattttgaatcttcattgttggtccaacttggtttgttgtgctaatgggacaaatccttattggattgtcaaccattagacaaacataatagtgttagatctcgataggtaaatattgtaaatgcagcATCTAGCTAttattcatcaattgatgacaccttagactatatttacaatatgaaacaagaagattatataaataagaataactttgagtctcgctaatcggagaatcgttggattcttatttaaattcgaaattatccttattcctcttagcttattcatttcgaattagctcaataatatatcattggttTGTAAATCAtacaatgtcattctattttctcttaagacaTTGAATGGCGGATACGGTTATATTCCCAACATTTTATCCTGAAattatataaatcctcaatctaagaaatctcctacttgtatgggcaaatcagagttagagttagattagtagtggtggtcaaaGATAGAAgaatactcatgtatatttggtataaatttaagtctttgactttaaattttagattccaaatagagattttatatttctatttctagaatacaatatagttacaccttcacaagtgtttaataaccattttctatcaatggattcaaattgtATGTTAGTAtgaaatatgagtttagtattctgtgaccagaatccacttgcactattctaagaattctttgatgtaactaaacctaagtcatcaaaagacacaaccacatattttataaatctatggcatttgtatcttgctcatagtggttttgacgagatcattctctgcaaagagacaatatgcctatatccattgaaagtataatcatctcattcgcagatggatgtacattcaggggtggatatgagttttttgttatgttcttaagacgatcactctagattttaccttatgcaaagaaatttgaaatgtttgaaaaatttcatgaatttctagcaatggttcaAAACCTTTTAGGTAAAtgcttaaagatcttgcgaactaatagaggtggagaaatagttagtagatatgcagttcaaagatcattaacttgatttttgaattatatccaaacttacctccctagaaatttgatttgcatattgatgattagttactagttgttgcctaagttcttctaaggaaataccctagtgataagaaaatttcagaatgatgaaatggttgtgtacttagtgtaaaccattactagactcatggatgacctaatcataatcttaattaaggctagaactgttaacaaaggtttgcatgtttattagctattctaagtgattaggggtggaccatcctatagtcattagataagaaagtgtttgtttaaagaaatacaacttttctaagaaaatgactaagtctgaaaacaaagtagcaaatagaggagataattttcttgattctaaaagtgttgtatcatcttattctttgtAAGATGGTCccattgcctctgttgtcttgacacaacccaagaggtcaataccatttagttttcctAGACAGTATTTTGTCTATTCGAGTAAGATTAAACTCAAAGATTGGAAGGAGTAGACATTACCACTAATCAATGCCATCTTAAGCCACGACAATCCAAGCACtccaataaaaaatttaaaaaatcaataCCAAGCACAGATTGGGTTTCATTTTCCTATTCCCATGCTAATAAACCCTTATACCAAACACCCCCTAGGTGTTGTATCCCTTCTTCTTCACGCACTAGCGCAGCACTGGCCGCATTCTCAAAATAGATGAATAATTCGTCTCTATATATTCCTCACGCACTAGAGGTCTAGCTAAGTGATATTTGAGAGATTGGAAAGCCTGTTCGCATTCATTAGTCCATTCAAGCCTCATTGCATCCATTTAGTATATTAAAGAAGGAACCACACTTGTCGATGAATTTGGAGACGAATAGGTTAAATGCAGCAATTCGTCCAATAAAGGCTTTGCACTAACTTGTAGTAGGTTGGTGAAGTGAAATGTATGCttaaatgtaaaattttaatgtgaATTGGTTTAAGgagaataaaaacaaaaaaaagagaaggaaaTCTGTTGGGAGAATGTATGGAAGAGTATTTTGAGTACTCCACAAAATGTATACCTATTCCCCAATAGTTAACTTTAGCCTAATGTTTCATTTCCTCCCTAATATATGCCTAGATGCCCCCTAGCGAAAAATCCACTTACCACGAAGAATTAAACACCAGAAAATCATGTTTAGAAAATAAAGTAGTTTCCATATTTAttaagaataacaaaatagcATCACATGTATCTGGTGTCTTCATATggtaaaacccaaaaaaaaaaagtaaaaacaagcTGAAATAACAGAACCAAACCCTTAAACAATCCCCACACATAAACCTTATTTTGTTATTGAAATTGTATCAGGAAAACATGACCCAAGAACCAAAGTCTTCAAAAACCATGAATCTTGATGCGATCTTTCTTGACAAGACTCGCCTGAACAAGGAACTGGGACACGTTCTTGCGCTGATCACCTTGGAGTTGAATTATTTTACCCAACTCTTTATCCTGAACAACATTGCCGTTGCAGCAAAACTCCTTCTTAAGATCCTTGAGGATCTTCTCGTAGCTAAAGTCTTTCTTTAACCCCTGCACCGTAGTCAGGCACTTCTTTCCATTCCTTTGCTGAACTCGAACGTGTACATTCTCTTTGGCCCCAGGGGCATCAGTGTCCTGCGCCTCAGCAAATGGGTCGAAAGCAGATGGAATCTGAATGTCTAACTCAACCATGTACCTTGCTGGTTTTGAAAGTAGAAATCTCCGTACGAAAGCCTTTTAAGCTGTGTGCAACTGCGATAGATGAAGTGAAACAAACACAGTTAGTTAGCTcttaattcaaaataagaatcaaaTTCAAATACCCTGTTCCCAAAATAACATAAACAAAGCTATATAAAACACAACAGAAAATTATATCCGCTACCTAGGTGTGTCACTACATGGAATTAATAACCATAAGATCAGGCCCTTACACTCCTacagcaaaaaaaaaaccacaagaCCAGAcccatattttgaaaaatttcctttgaaaaCAATACAATAAACCGTATGTTTCAACAAAATCAAATCATACTATAGTTTCCAGCCACAAACAAAAGGACCACCACAACCCAGAtcacaaattaataaaaattcagAAAACAATAATAGTCATGATAAAATTCTACAgcttttagttttattattaagattatcACTTCTACAAAATTCTATTAATTGATATTAGGCTGATCTCCAAGTATAAAAAATAgctaaaaaaaatcgaaaaatcaAAAAGACCAACCCAACCCATGTTCAACAACCACGCCAAAACAAAGAACACATAAACTAAACGTcctaagatatatatatatgtgtgtatatatatggcAGCCACTCTAAACttccacatatatatacaaatatagaaatatatattatactacACGTCAAAATTATATTATACTAGACTGGGAGgttaaaaagataaaataaaacccCTCTACATGGACCTCAACAATTGGCAGCCTCGGCTTCATCAAAGATAAGAAATTGAACAGCTCTATCAAAACATAAAGGACTATCTAATGATCACAAAACCCGTAACACAAATTCAACTAACAAAAAGACAACGAGAGACCTATGAGAGGACAGCCCGATTTTCCAGGTTAAGAAAAAGTAACAGAGCTATAGAAAGTCTCAAATCTTTTGAAGGTTACAAACGTAAAAACTGAATTCATGCACACCAATCAAGAAAAAGATACCCAGAAAACTAAAACGttacaataaatattaaagaaaaaaatcaaaagtaaAAACTAGGGAGAGATGTTTACCTGAAGATAACAACCTCAGAGAAACTCAAATATTCTTAGACTTCTTAGAATATGAGGGCTATTGGGTGTGTATTTATAGGAATCAAAACAAACGCGGAGTAAGTTGTAAGCCACAAATTCCAACCATGGTTGAGTTGGGTTAGGATTGGATTCGAATTAAATCACTAGAGAAAGTCGGTGTAAAAGCAGGCTGACGGTGTAGATTGAGTCTTGAAGTAATTATTGACGGATGGGATCATGAGATGTTTACGTGGGTCAAAAGTTAAAGATGCGACCGCGTGCATTGGACGCAAGTTTCATCAAGTGAACTATGTCGGATAAGGAATAATATGGTCCCATTGAGAAGATTCCAGAGCATGGCGAGGCCCACGACTTCACTGTTTGGGTTTTCGGTGGACTTTTTGAGGCCCGCAACTTCACTGTTTAATGGGCTTTTACTGCATTTTTTCAGGGTTCAGATGTAAAATAGTTTTAAATTTAGAGAGTAAGttgccgtttggtaacatttttgttttttaattttttaatcacaaaataaaagtaaaattttgtttttgaaaaataaaaatatgttctgtaactacttttgttttttaattttaaaaataaaaaataaaagtgtgtgctgtaaagtttattttcatttttattttttgattttatttaagtcgggtctagatTCGGGTTCGATTCAGAGGCCGAATTCAGCGCCAAGGTCGTGGGAGGGATTTAGGTCCGGGTCTGATCGgaattcaaaatattaattaagaataaaaaaacagtttaaaaaaaatattaaaagtgatttttttgtttttaaaattttaattctcaattaaaaaatggaaaagtgaaaacagttttatagaacatgtttgtgaaaaatattttcactttaacaaaaaactgattaaaaaaagtgttaccaaacgccacctaagtttgtaaatattttttaaaaaataaattaagaaaataataaaatataatatattaactaataaaaattataaaaatacatttactacataatatttttaaaaaaatatatatataataattaaattaagttatataatttttttagtattgcatattattatattgtaacaaaaacgaataaatatattagatcattaaatatatataacagtaTTTAATATAACGTaccattaaaaattaatataccttaataataaaattatataccacaaaaaaattataacaatactaaattaatactcacaAATATCatactaacaaaattatatatacagtaAAACCTcgatttaagaatactctattcaagaataacctctaacttattataaaaaaaattaagtcccaatttgggccagttataaataagaataacctctaaattgtaattagttatacattttctaagtcccgtgttaacaaagtatacctctatataagaataattacacctcaataaaatatatacacatattttatacatttatttatgtagaattaataattttattccaaattgtaatacacatataaatattatatttactcaaaaataattctattataatGTAGTATTgaagattatttattgttattatttttacattgatattttttggtgttttgaattttttttctagtataactgtatttagttataacttctcaattagaatataatttacttgatcccaagtgtattcttgaatagaggttctactatACCACTATTAAATTATGTATatgttgacctcaaaaagtgatcAACTGACAATAGGGTCGTATGGATCTAACACTGGCCACGTGTTACACAAAAACATAATAGAATAAGAAGTAAATGCACAAATTTGTTATAAAGGTTCAGCCCCTGATAATAGCAgttaatgacctactccccttttggTTGTATTAATACCGAGCGTTAACACTATTCAGATCGGTATAGGTGGGATCTGATATAACACCCTTAAGGATACAATGTATGAATTGGGATTGGCAAATTTCCAGTGATGAGAGTTCTTGTATAGGCATGTGAGAGAGGaagtgaagaagaaaagagttaTCAGGCTTAGGCTTAGAGATTGGAGGCTAGTGTCCCGCGTAAACTGAGCTTAAGCTTTTTAGGTTAGAGTTAAGGCCTTTATATAGGAAGCCTTAAACTCTAATTTACACTTAAAAccttaaatatttgtatatttaattaattaattacaaaagaccaaaatgccatTGAACTTAGATATTATTTAGTTATTATGTTGGGCTTTTAGGGCCAAATTCGTAGCCCAGATGTAGTTGTGTGCACAAGAACCCTACAGAACCCCTCTTGCCCGACTAGACCCCTGCGGAGGTAGATTGACCGACCATGGTGCAGTTCAAAGGCTGGCCGGCCAGCTCTTGTGAGGGAGCTGGTCTGTCACTTGATGCTCGTTTGAGTGTCGGGGTCTCCATTTGTTTAGGTGCTAACTTGGCCTTCTTATTAGTGAGTTGTACTACCACATGGtactaattttattaatgtaaGCATGTCACGTTAGGAGGACAAAAATAGAGATAACATTTGTCCCCCAAGTCCTTGTGCGGACGTTTGTACAGATTTGGACTTACCAATTGGTGCGATCGAGACTGTCGTAGCCTTTGCTAAATAAAAGTTTCTACCTTTTTAGCCTTTTAAAATACATTTCCTTGACTGTCTAATCTCATTCACtatagaaaaataattgatttagcTGTCTTCTTTGATATGTTGGTGAAGTAAGTGAAGAAAGGGTCCAACATGTACTATATAACTACTTTGgggtgggggggggggggcggAAGGCCTTTTTCACTTCTTACTTTTCACATTTTTCTTTCTCTCACTAAATTAGAAGAAGCTCATGCTTCTCTCTAAAGGGCCGAACCCACCAAGCATCATCTTCTTGCAATTTTTGCGCAGTTTCGATGATTTGAGCTTCCCACATTCTCCTTCAGTGGTTTCTAGTAGTGGGTAAGCTTTCTATTCCCGCTATTTCAATCGATTTGGTTAATTTTACCATGCATGCATGAACACTATTTCTTGCTTTGAACATTCTTCGATTCCTATGTTAGATTGTTGTCCTTTCGGTATGTTGATCTGCATGATAGCCTTAGGATACATAATGTGTAATTTCTAGACGAAAAAGATCTGAATCTAACCTTCGTTGTGATTCTTTGCTCTTTGAGTCACAAAGAACACGAAGATtatgtttgagttcttgaaaaaACACAAGTTACAATCCGTGTAGGTCTTGGCCGACCAAGGAAGTCTTGTGCAAGACCTGGCCGACCAAGGTGGGCTACCAGAGCGTCTGGCCAGCCAAGGGGGTGTACCCTATAGGCTGGCCGACCTATACCTAGAACTAGGGTCCCTAGCTGGCCACTAGGTTAGGTCATGGGGTCTGCCCGGCCACTATGGCCTGGAACCCTGgtcggccaaggccaaggctcCAAGGGGGCAGCTAGTTTGTTTCCCTCTACTGACCTCAGCTAGGGTCTTATGACGGCCTTGGAGGCATATACAAGTGTCGCCTTATGCGTGGTTCTTCTTGGGAACTCTGTATAAGGCCCGGTAGTGAGTCCATTGTAGTTAATAGAATAACTTAAAACTCACTTGTATGTCTTAGTAGGTGTATTTAAGACGGTACTTGGTCGATAATAATCCTTGTACATGAGGATTTACCTAGAAGGTACCATTGGGTAGTATTGACTAGAACGTGCTTGTACATGAGGATTTACCTAGAAGGTACCTAGAAGGTACCATGAGGATTCACTTCTTACTTTTCACATTTTTCTTTCTCTCACTAAATTAGAAGAAGCTCATGCTTCTCTCTAAAGGGCCGAACCCACCAAGCATCATCTTCTTGCAATTTTTGCGCAGTTTCGATGATTTGAGCTTCCCACATTCTCCTTCAGTGGTTTCTAGTAGTGGGTAAGCTTTCTATTCCCGCTATTTCAATCGATTTGGTTAATTTTACCATGCATGCATGAACACTATTTCTTGCTTTGAACATTCTTCGATTCCTATGTTAGATTGTTGTCCTTTCGGTATGTTGATCTGCATGATAGCCTTAGGATACATAATGTGTAATTTCTAGACGAAAAAGATCTGAATCTAACCTTCGTTGTGATTCTTTGCTCTTTGAGTCACAAAGAACACGAAGATtatgtttgagttcttgaaaaaACACAAGTT
This Cannabis sativa cultivar Pink pepper isolate KNU-18-1 chromosome 6, ASM2916894v1, whole genome shotgun sequence DNA region includes the following protein-coding sequences:
- the LOC115725021 gene encoding protein translation factor SUI1 homolog encodes the protein MVELDIQIPSAFDPFAEAQDTDAPGAKENVHVRVQQRNGKKCLTTVQGLKKDFSYEKILKDLKKEFCCNGNVVQDKELGKIIQLQGDQRKNVSQFLVQASLVKKDRIKIHGF